TTTTTCGGGTGGTTTTGGTATTGAACTAATACAACTAAAACCTCTCTATATTCGTGCGGGTTATCGAATTCGCCCCAAGGTATCTGGTGATTTGGCGGATGGCGAAGACCTCAATGGCATCACGGCTGGATTCGGGATTATTTATAAGGGAATATATGCCGATTATTCCTTCCAGCACTTTGGTGTTCTCGGATTTACTCATAGATTTGGCTTTGCCTACGATGGTTTTGCATCAAAGTAGTTCAGAACACTATTGTTAATGAAAAATTATTAACTTTGAATATATCATGGCCAATTTAAACCGGAAAATTTATATCGACGAAAGGCTTTGCACAAATTGTGGTGCATGCGTTGACTCATGTCTGTTTGGCGCATTATCGCTAGATAACGAGAAAGCTATTATAGACTACAATAGCTGCACGCTGTGTGGTGCTTGTGTCGATGAATGCCCCGTTTCAGCGATAATAAAACAAGATACAGAAATCGAGGATATTACTGGCGATTTTAACGATTACGCCGGTGTTATGATATGGGGTGAGGTCGAGGCGCACGGAGATTTATCTCCTGTTTCGCTTGAACTTCTCAATATAGCGCGACAACTGGCCGATAGAAAAAAAGTGCAACTTTCTATAACGATATTGGGAAATGGTGTTGCCAATCTAGCAGAATATGCTATTAAACACGGTGCTGATAGGGTTTTTATAGTCGATTCGACTGAGTTTAGCGATTTTCTCGAAGAAAGATATATCGACGCTATTGCATATATAGTAAACAAATATAAGCCAGAAATTTTCCTTGGTGGTTCAACACTTTCGGGAAGGCGACTCTTACCTCGCTTAGCAGTTCGGTTAAAAACCGGTCTCACTGCCGATTGCACCGATCTTAATATCGATCCAGATACAGGCATTTTGCTTCAAACTAGGCCTGCTTTTGGAGGGAATATCATGGCGACTATCGCTTGCCCTAACTATCGTCCCCAGATGGCTACAGTTCGGCATAAGGTTTTCACCGAGGCTTTAAGCGACGATTCCCGAAGCGGTGACATCATTAAGATAGAGATTGAAGAAATCAAGATAGCTCGAGTTGCTAAAGCTCTTCTGAAGCGGATAGATGAATCTACTGAAGAGGAAATCCCCGTGACCGATGCCGATATTATAGTCGCAGGGGGTAGAGGAGTGGGTGGTCAAGAAGGTTTCAATGTTTTAAGGGAACTTGCCGCTATATTTGGTGGGACTATCGCTGCAAGTAGAGCCGCTGTCGATTCCGGATGGGTTCCATATCATAGACAAGTCGGCCAAACCGGCAGGACTGTTGCTCCGAAGCTATATATCGCCTGTGGAATCAGTGGTGCTATTCAACATAAGGTTGGCATGCAGACCTCGAATTATATTGTAGCGATAAACAAAGACAAATCGGCGCCTATATTCGATATCGCAGATATAGGCATAGTTGGTGATCTTTTTGATGTTGTGCCTGCGTTAGTAAAGGAATTACAGGCAAAATAATTGGTTTAAAGGGAGCTTATGAGGAAGAAGAGTCTTAAAAAATCATTGGGCCTTCTGGATGTTTTCGCTATATCCTCTGGAGCGATGATCAGTTCGGGTTTCTTTCTTCTTCCTGGAATAGCTGCCTCAAAATCCGGGCCTGCTGTAATAATCGCCTATGTTCTCGCAGGCTTCATGATACTTCCTGCGCTGTTTTCAATTGCAGAACTTTCCACTGCTATGCCACGTTCAGGAGGAACATATTTCTTTATTAGCCGGAGTCTCGGCCCGATGTTTGGGACGATAGACGGTATTGGTGTTTGGCTGGCTTTAGTCCTGAAATGTAGTATAGCTTTGATCGGACTCGGTGTATATTTTTCCGTAATCTCCAACATAGATCCAATTCTCTTAGCCGTTGTTTTCGCGCTAATTTTTACTGGAGTTAACCTCATAGGTACAAAGGAGGTTGGGTGGCTGCAAATAGGTATGGTTATGATCCTTCTAGTAATCCTGGCGTTTTTTATTGGAAAGGGTCTTCCGGTGGTTGAAAGCCATCGTTTTAAGCCTTTTGCACCATTTGGTTGGGGATCGATTCTCCCTACGGTGGGGTTTGTATTCGTCAGTTTTATAGGATTGACTAAAGTCGCCAGCGTTTCAGAAGAAGTAAAGAATCCTGCAAGGAATCTACCTCTTGGTATGCTTTTATCTCTTGTTGTTGTCACTGCGATTTATGCTATCGGAGTTTATGTTGTGGTTGGGGTTCTACCAAAGGAGGAACTTTATGGAAGCCTAACTCCTATCACCGACACTGCAGCTATTTTCCTTGGACGAGCAGGCGTGATCTCTATTTCAATAGCTGCAATTCTTGCATTTGCAACGACTGGTAATGCCGGGTTATTATCAGCAAGTCGATATTTACTAGCCATGGGACGGGACAGGGCTATTCCGCATGTATTCTCTCGCTTTTCAAAAAGGAAAACTCCCAAAAACGCAATTCTTCTAACTTCGGGGATAATTATTATTATTATTCTGGCTGTCGATGTAGAATCCATTGCTAAGCTAGCAAGCACTTTCCAAATCATCGTGTTCGCAATTATCAATGTAGCTGTTTTGGTTATGCGCGAAAGCGGCCTTAAGAGCTACGATCCCGGTTTTAAAAGCCCATTTTATCCTTATATGCAAATAGCCGGTATCATTGTTGCAGTTGTTCTTATTCCCGAAATGGGTCTAATGTCCACAATGTTCACTCTTATATTGATCGGATTAGGTATTGTTTGGTATAATTTATATGTGCGCCATAGGGTTAGCGGGGTTCCTGCTGTGGCGAAGGTTGCAGAACGCGTTGCTGAACGACTTCTTGCTCAGGATGCCCATGCTCTCGGACTCGATAAGGAACTTCGTCAGTTACTCAAGGAGAAAGGTTTACGGCGCGATGATCCTTTTGCTGAGATGGTTAATAGTGCCGAATTTCTGGAAGTCCGTTCTAAAAGCAAAGTGGAGGACCTTCTGCACCACGCTTCGCTTTTACTTAGTAAAAAAAGTGGTATTTCTTCGGACTTGATACTCGGAGCGTTATTAGAAAGAAGCCATCTTGGCGAGACACCTGCTGAAGCTGGAGTTGCACTGCCTCATCTTCTTTTAGATGAAGTTGAGGATTTTAATCTTGTATTTGCTCGCAGCGTTACCGGTATTGATTTTCCGATGGCAGACCAAACAATTCATGCCATATTTATTTTACTTGGAAATAGAAAGAAACCAACACAACACCTCCGCTTTTTAGCCGAGATAGCTAGGCGTGCAGAGGATCCTGAATTCATAGATAAATGGATTCAAGCAGATAATAAGGATGATCTAGTCCAATTGCTTCTGATGGAAGAATAATTTTTACTTCTGATGATAGCTGGCTATCGAAAATAACCTACACCTTAAAAGCGCGGCTTATAATGCAATAAAACAGAGCCTTATTCAGCGGGTAACTCGTTATTTTTATTCAATTTATATGAAGCATTCCCTTTCCACCTAAGAGCGATTGCGGTCCATCTAGCAGCCAATTCTTTTTCTCCAATACTATCGTAATATTCTGCTAAAAGGACTGAAGCCGATCCCGCTATTTGAGCCTCATTGAGCGCTGCGGAAACCCTAAAAGTGTATAGAAGGCCATCGATAGCCTCCTCTGGGGAATCCGATTTTAAGTATTCTTTAGCTGTCTCAAAGTGTTTATTCATCATAACATAGATTTGGTCAATTAAAGCTTTGCTTTTACCAATTGCAATCCTCAGATGTGTAGGCAATTCTTTTTCACCATAATCTATACCGATTTTGAAAACATCGGAGAGAAATCCGAGTGCACTATCAGGTCTATCGTAGATATTTACTGAGGCATTTAATAGCAGTGCCGACGTTAACGGAAAAAGATCGCCTCGGTTCTCACGGAGGCTATCTGCCCATGCAAGGTATTCCGCTCCAACAATTTTTGCAGTGAATAAATCCTCAGCATTTTCCTCTAAATAGGAATCTAATAAACCGAGAGTCAAGCGCTCGTAGCCCTGCGAACGATAGACATCATTTTTGCGCTCGAAGCCATAGTCTATCATCCAACGATAGAGTTGAGTTTGGCATTCAAGATTATTGCAAGCGTTTGCGGCATAATCAATATGAGAGAGGGCATTTGCGATTTGGCCGTTTCTAAGTGATTCGGCGGAAGCATCTCTATGGAATAAGACTTCCTTACTAACACTTCTGCATGAGAGAAATAATACAGAAATAAAAATAGTAAAAATCAACAATGAAAGATGCATTTTTTTTATCATATTAAAACCTCCAAGTTATTGCTATTCCTGAACTAGTAGCCTCTAATGAAATATTCTCAAGTTTACCAGAATGGTTTTCCTGTAATATAAATGTCCCAACAGCTACAGCGCCACCCAAAAAAGCCCCGGTTACAACATCGGAAGTGCGGTGGTGGCGCTTATCGACTCGCGAGCAAGCCACGGCTGTGGCTCCAGCTATTAGGCTCGCTGTAGTGGTTGTTTTAGCCAGAGTCCAACTCATATTATTATCTCCAACATGTTTCCATAGATATAACGCTGAGTAGGTAGCGTTACAGAATGCGAAACTTGAATGCCCACTTGGGAAACTATCTCTAGTATGGCGCTCAGAATAATCACTATTGATACGGGCATCCGCATCAGGACGGGAAATACCGAATAAATCCTTTGAGAATCCTGTTAACATCGAGGTTGCTGCGGTTGCCGCCACAAATCCTTTGATATGGTTATATTTTATTAAAAGGGCATTATCCCGTTCAAGTTGTTTGACTGGAGCTAAAAAAACAAGCCCCGTAATCGCTGAAGTTGATAAATAAAAAATCCCGGGTGAAATCTCAGTTTTTGCAAGAGGAGAATTTGTGCTAACATCGAATATTGGTTCATTAAAAAAAGGTTTTGTTTGCGAAAATGCATAAGTGCCAGCCCCCATAAAACCTATGAATCCCCAGTGTATAGCCTCTTGATAAAAATCTAGTGCGAAAGAAGAGAAGGAAAGCACTAGTATTATTAGTATGGTGTGAAATTTCATTATAGCCACAATCGATGTATAATAGTTTTTAGGTCGTTACCATC
The bacterium DNA segment above includes these coding regions:
- a CDS encoding electron transfer flavoprotein subunit alpha, with amino-acid sequence MANLNRKIYIDERLCTNCGACVDSCLFGALSLDNEKAIIDYNSCTLCGACVDECPVSAIIKQDTEIEDITGDFNDYAGVMIWGEVEAHGDLSPVSLELLNIARQLADRKKVQLSITILGNGVANLAEYAIKHGADRVFIVDSTEFSDFLEERYIDAIAYIVNKYKPEIFLGGSTLSGRRLLPRLAVRLKTGLTADCTDLNIDPDTGILLQTRPAFGGNIMATIACPNYRPQMATVRHKVFTEALSDDSRSGDIIKIEIEEIKIARVAKALLKRIDESTEEEIPVTDADIIVAGGRGVGGQEGFNVLRELAAIFGGTIAASRAAVDSGWVPYHRQVGQTGRTVAPKLYIACGISGAIQHKVGMQTSNYIVAINKDKSAPIFDIADIGIVGDLFDVVPALVKELQAK
- a CDS encoding amino acid permease, yielding MRKKSLKKSLGLLDVFAISSGAMISSGFFLLPGIAASKSGPAVIIAYVLAGFMILPALFSIAELSTAMPRSGGTYFFISRSLGPMFGTIDGIGVWLALVLKCSIALIGLGVYFSVISNIDPILLAVVFALIFTGVNLIGTKEVGWLQIGMVMILLVILAFFIGKGLPVVESHRFKPFAPFGWGSILPTVGFVFVSFIGLTKVASVSEEVKNPARNLPLGMLLSLVVVTAIYAIGVYVVVGVLPKEELYGSLTPITDTAAIFLGRAGVISISIAAILAFATTGNAGLLSASRYLLAMGRDRAIPHVFSRFSKRKTPKNAILLTSGIIIIIILAVDVESIAKLASTFQIIVFAIINVAVLVMRESGLKSYDPGFKSPFYPYMQIAGIIVAVVLIPEMGLMSTMFTLILIGLGIVWYNLYVRHRVSGVPAVAKVAERVAERLLAQDAHALGLDKELRQLLKEKGLRRDDPFAEMVNSAEFLEVRSKSKVEDLLHHASLLLSKKSGISSDLILGALLERSHLGETPAEAGVALPHLLLDEVEDFNLVFARSVTGIDFPMADQTIHAIFILLGNRKKPTQHLRFLAEIARRAEDPEFIDKWIQADNKDDLVQLLLMEE
- a CDS encoding phosphatase PAP2 family protein; protein product: MKFHTILIILVLSFSSFALDFYQEAIHWGFIGFMGAGTYAFSQTKPFFNEPIFDVSTNSPLAKTEISPGIFYLSTSAITGLVFLAPVKQLERDNALLIKYNHIKGFVAATAATSMLTGFSKDLFGISRPDADARINSDYSERHTRDSFPSGHSSFAFCNATYSALYLWKHVGDNNMSWTLAKTTTTASLIAGATAVACSRVDKRHHRTSDVVTGAFLGGAVAVGTFILQENHSGKLENISLEATSSGIAITWRF